DNA sequence from the Peptococcaceae bacterium genome:
CTGTATCCTTTCTCGTTCTTCTTTTAAGATTAATAATTGTACGGGGGAATCCGACTCCTGAGTATTCTGCTCATTTAAAGGCAAATTTTCTTCCCAGCTCAGTGTCTGATGTTTGTTTTTCTCGCGGAGTTTCTTGAGATAAACGTTACGGGCAATAGAAAAGAGCCAGGTTTTTAGCGAAGACTCATTTCTAAAGCGAAAAATAGACAGGCAAGCCTGGTAAAAAGTTTCCTGGGTTAACTCTCCCGCCTCTTCCCCATTGCCGGTCATCCGCAAAAAATAGCGAAAAATCGCTTCGTTATGGAGTTGGTATAATTCTTTAATCCTTTTCATGACTTTCCTCCATCCTACTAATTTCGGCAAAGGAAAGCCAAATCCTATTAAAGCTAGCTATAAATATTTAGTCCTGTAATTCTTTTTCTCATCTCCCGTCTTCCCTCTGAAATAAGGCGAGCCACCTCCGGCTCAGATTTATCCATAATATGAGTAATTTGCCCATAGGAGTAGCCCAGGATATCACGGAGAATTAGGGT
Encoded proteins:
- a CDS encoding RNA polymerase sigma factor — protein: MKRIKELYQLHNEAIFRYFLRMTGNGEEAGELTQETFYQACLSIFRFRNESSLKTWLFSIARNVYLKKLREKNKHQTLSWEENLPLNEQNTQESDSPVQLLILKEERERIQEALARLPENARTILILKEYEQLTYPENHRP